In Actinomycetota bacterium, the following are encoded in one genomic region:
- a CDS encoding segregation/condensation protein A, whose protein sequence is MPPVTVVDPAAGPDTGGSSLPEAFSVRLAEFEGPFDLLLSLIAKHRLEVTELALHQVTDDFVAYLRAQGPDWDLDETTSFLVIAATLLDLKAARLLPSGEVEDPEDLAVLEARDLLFARLLQYRAFKQMAVVFGDRLAAAARSVPRSVGLEPAQAALLPEVLLGLGPGELAAMAARALAPKPAPETVGVDHVHAPRVSVREQAAVISDRLRRNGSATFRALVADCATTLLVVGRFLALLELYRDGVVLFDQLSPLGELNVRWAGDRAGPSAGPSDEYGDEPDDPGAEEDG, encoded by the coding sequence GTGCCTCCCGTCACCGTCGTCGACCCGGCCGCTGGGCCGGATACCGGTGGCAGCAGCCTGCCGGAGGCATTCTCGGTGCGGCTCGCGGAGTTCGAGGGCCCGTTCGACCTGCTGCTGTCGCTGATCGCCAAGCACCGGCTCGAGGTGACCGAACTCGCCCTGCACCAGGTCACCGACGATTTCGTCGCCTACCTGCGAGCGCAGGGCCCGGACTGGGACCTCGACGAGACCACCTCGTTCCTGGTGATCGCCGCGACCCTGCTGGACCTGAAGGCGGCTCGGCTGCTGCCGTCGGGGGAGGTCGAGGACCCCGAGGATCTCGCGGTGCTGGAGGCGCGCGACCTGCTGTTCGCGCGGTTGCTGCAGTACCGCGCCTTCAAGCAGATGGCCGTGGTCTTCGGGGACCGGTTGGCGGCTGCGGCGCGAAGCGTGCCGCGGTCGGTCGGGCTGGAGCCGGCCCAGGCGGCGCTGCTTCCCGAGGTGCTGCTGGGCCTCGGGCCCGGGGAGCTCGCGGCGATGGCGGCGCGGGCGCTGGCGCCCAAGCCGGCACCGGAGACGGTGGGCGTCGACCACGTGCACGCGCCGCGCGTCAGCGTGCGCGAACAGGCGGCTGTGATCTCCGACCGGTTGCGGCGCAATGGATCGGCGACCTTCCGGGCCCTGGTCGCCGACTGCGCCACGACGCTGCTGGTGGTGGGGCGGTTCCTGGCCCTGCTGGAGTTGTACCGGGACGGTGTGGTCCTGTTCGATCAGCTCTCACCGCTGGGCGAACTGAACGTCAGGTGGGCCGGCGACCGCGCCGGGCCGAGCGCCGGGCCGTCCGACGAGTACGGCGACGAGCCGGACGACCCCGGTGCTGAGGAGGACGGATGA
- a CDS encoding ParA family protein produces MTDSQERATGPTGRPVPDIPMPAALTSHGPARVVSMCNQKGGVGKTTSTINLGAALGELGRRVLLVDFDPQGALSVGLGVNPLELDTTVYDLVMGRGVKIGDVLLDTGSAGVDLLPANIDLSAAEIQLVNEVGRENALSRAIGPVLADYDVVLIDCQPSLGLLTVNALAASDAVIIPLECEYFALRGVALLMETIEKVRERINPRLQVEGLLATMYDARTVHGREVLARLVDAFGDKVFHTVINRTVKFPETSVIGESILSYASTSRAADSYRRLAREVLARQADLA; encoded by the coding sequence ATGACCGACAGCCAGGAGCGGGCCACCGGACCCACCGGCCGGCCGGTCCCCGACATCCCGATGCCCGCCGCGCTGACCAGCCACGGTCCGGCCCGTGTCGTGTCGATGTGCAACCAGAAGGGCGGCGTCGGCAAGACGACCTCGACGATCAACCTGGGCGCGGCGCTGGGTGAACTGGGACGCCGGGTCCTGCTGGTCGATTTCGACCCGCAGGGCGCCCTGTCGGTCGGGCTCGGCGTCAACCCGCTTGAACTCGACACGACGGTCTACGACCTGGTCATGGGCCGCGGGGTCAAGATCGGCGACGTGCTGCTGGATACCGGCTCTGCCGGGGTGGACCTGCTGCCGGCCAACATCGACCTGTCGGCCGCCGAGATCCAGCTGGTCAACGAGGTCGGCCGGGAGAACGCGCTGTCGCGGGCCATCGGGCCGGTACTGGCCGACTACGACGTGGTGCTGATCGACTGCCAGCCGTCGTTGGGGCTGCTGACGGTCAACGCCCTGGCGGCCTCTGACGCCGTGATCATTCCGTTGGAATGCGAGTACTTCGCGCTGCGCGGCGTCGCGTTGCTCATGGAGACGATCGAGAAGGTCCGGGAGCGCATCAATCCGCGGCTGCAGGTCGAGGGTCTGCTCGCGACGATGTACGACGCCCGTACCGTGCACGGTCGTGAGGTCTTGGCCCGCCTGGTCGACGCCTTCGGGGACAAGGTGTTTCACACGGTGATCAACCGTACGGTGAAGTTTCCGGAGACCAGTGTCATCGGCGAGTCGATCCTCAGCTACGCCAGCACCTCGCGCGCGGCGGATTCCTACCGGCGGTTGGCCCGCGAGGTGCTCGCCCGGCAGGCCGACCTGGCCTGA